In one window of Camelina sativa cultivar DH55 chromosome 15, Cs, whole genome shotgun sequence DNA:
- the LOC104748284 gene encoding TPR repeat-containing thioredoxin TDX-like, which produces MMDANQVAELRRFVEKLKSNPFLAFFKEYLRSLGAQVPKIEKTEIDYEDMAETKPNFSPKHDDDDDDVMESDVELDNSDVIEPELNPILLVLSLSLFSCESVLLKVKKPNAAIRDANEALQFNPDSAKGYKSRGMARAMLGQWEEAAVDLHVASKLDYDEEIGTILKKVEPNAKRIEEHRRKYQRLRKEKELQRAERERQQQQEAQEREAQAALKDGQVISIHSTSELEAKKKAAKKASRLLILYFTATWCGPCRYMSPLYSNLATQHPRVVFLKVDIDEANDVAASWNISSVPTFCFIRDGKEVDKVVGADKGSLEQKIAQHSTSK; this is translated from the exons atgatGGATGCGAATCAGGTAGCAGAGCTTAGAAGATTCGTCGAAAAGTTGAAATCAAATCCTTTTCTGGCTTTCTTCAAGGAGTATCTCCGAAG TTTAGGAGCTCAAGTTCCCAAGATTGAGAAAACT GAAATAGATTATGAAGATATGGCTGAGACTAAACCAAATTTCTCTcctaaacatgatgatgatgatgatgatgttatggAGTCTGATGTTGAACTGGACAACTCTGATGTGATTGAACCTGAACTAAACCCAATTTTActagttctctctctctctctcttttcatgtGAG AGTGTGTTGCTAAAAGTTAAGAAGCCAAATGCTGCAATTCGCGATGCCAACGAGGCTTTACAG TTCAACCCTGATTCAGCTAAGGGGTACAAGTCACGAGGTATGGCTAGGGCCATGTTAGGCCAATGGGAAGAGGCTGCAGTTGATCTACATGTAGCTTCAAAATTAGATTACGACGAGGAGATAGGGACGATTCTTAAGAAG GTTGAACCCAATGCAAAGAGAATCGAAGAACACCGCAGAAAATATCAACGCCTGAGGAAAGAAAAGGAGCTTCAAAGGGCTGAGCGCGAGAGACAACAACAGCAAGAAGCCCAG GAGCGAGAAGCTCAGGCTGCACTCAAAGACG GACAAGTGATTAGCATCCACTCAACAAGCGAACTAGAAGCAAAGAAAAAGGCCGCTAAGAAGGCATCGCGTCTGCTCATCCTTTACTTCACAGCCACATGGTGTGGACCGTGCCGTTATATGTCTCCTCTGTACTCAAACCTGGCAACACAGCACCCGAGAGTCGTTTTCTTGAAAGTTGACATAGACGAGGCCAACGACGTGGCTGCATCTTGGAACATTAGCAGCGTCCCGACCTTTTGCTTCATCAGAGATGGCAAAGAGGTAGACAAGGTTGTCGGAGCTGATAAAGGTTCCCTTGAGCAGAAGATTGCACAGCACTCTACTTCTAAGTAA
- the LOC104746139 gene encoding F-box/kelch-repeat protein At3g16740-like, whose amino-acid sequence MLSNLPRDLAEEVLSRLPVTSLRGVRSTCKNWNRLSTNRSFTMKHIGKAKAAAKNYQRKEFQVVMTIQYRVCLFSVDLLNPSIERIGKLVSLDDVADRVEISKVFHCDGLLLCVTKDRSSLVVWNPCSGQTTWINPMNSYHKLDRYALGHEKKEKYSLRSYKVLRFLDDYVSRVKGLLREFEIYDLNSDSWKVVDVSPDWDIRYHQRGVSLMGNTYWFAHQKLPPAVQGQVRVISDIPDFLLCFDFTTESFGPRLPLPFHAFYGDTVTLSSVREEHLAVLFQQCGGWYTVKIWISSKIEPNAVSWNKLFLAVDMKPLTGLGFQFLHIGGSFFVDEKKKVAVVLDKDRGCRGKSRPTRNIAYIIGKKGYFKQVDLGESIDAGCWPLVCSYVPSSEQIKQVALP is encoded by the coding sequence ATGCTATCGAATCTTCCAAGGGATTTGGCGGAGGAGGTGCTCTCTAGGCTTCCGGTAACATCTCTGAGAGGAGTGCGATCTACATGTAAAAATTGGAACCGTTTATCCACAAATCGGAGCTTTACAATGAAGCACATCGGTAAAGCCAAAGCAGCAGCAAAGAACTACCAGAGGAAAGAGTTTCAGGTGGTCATGACGATCCAATATAGGGTTTGTTTATTCAGCGTCGATCTCCTCAACCCATCTATAGAGCGTATAGGTAAACTTGTTAGCCTAGATGACGTTGCAGATCGTGTAGAGATATCTAAAGTCTTTCACTGCGACGGTTTACTGTTATGCGTCACCAAAGACAGATCTAGTCTTGTTGTTTGGAACCCTTGTTCGGGGCAAACCACTTGGATCAACCCCATGAATTCTTACCACAAATTGGACCGGTACGCTCTGGGACACGAGAAAAAGGAGAAGTACTCGCTTCGTAGCTACAAAGTCTTGAGATTTCTTGATGATTACGTCTCTAGGGTGAAGGGCCTACTTCGTGAGTTTGAAATCTATGATTTAAACTCTGATTCATGGAAGGTTGTTGATGTCAGTCCCGACTGGGATATACGGTATCATCAGCGTGGTGTGTCTCTCATGGGGAATACGTACTGGTTTGCTCACCAGAAGCTTCCACCTGCAGTACAGGGACAAGTGCGAGTGATATCAGACATTCCTGATTTTTtactatgttttgattttacaactgAGAGTTTTGGACCGCGTCTGCCTCTGCCTTTTCACGCTTTTTATGGAGATACTGTGACTCTATCTAGTGTCAGAGAAGAGCATCTTGCGgtgttatttcaacaatgtggTGGGTGGTATACCGTGAAGATATGGATTAGTAGCAAAATTGAGCCCAATGCAGTGTCGTGGAACAAGTTGTTCTTAGCGGTTGACATGAAACCACTCACCGGTTTGGGTTTTCAGTTTCTGCATATAGGTGGGAGTTTCTTtgttgatgagaagaagaaggtcgCGGTGGTTCTTGATAAAGACAGAGGTTGCAGAGGTAAATCTCGCCCCACTCGCAACATAGCTTATATCATTGGAAAGAAGGGATACTTCAAACAAGTGGATCTTGGCGAGTCTATAGACGCTGGTTGTTGGCCACTTGTGTGCTCTTATGTCCCTAGCTCAGAGCAAATCAAGCAAGTTGCACTACCCTAA
- the LOC104746138 gene encoding TPR repeat-containing thioredoxin TDX-like, with product MQEREAQAALKDGQVIGIHSTSELEAKKKAAKKASRLLILYFTATWCGPCRYMSPLYSNLATQHPRVVFLKVDIDEPNDVAASWNISSVLTFCFIRDGKEVDKVVGADKGSLEQKIAQHSTSK from the exons ATGCAGGAGCGAGAAGCTCAGGCTGCACTCAAAGACG GGCAAGTGATTGGCATCCATTCAACAAGCGAACTAGAAGCAAAGAAAAAGGCCGCTAAGAAGGCATCGCGTCTGCTCATCCTTTACTTCACAGCCACATGGTGTGGACCGTGCCGTTATATGTCTCCTCTGTACTCAAACCTGGCAACACAGCACCCGAGAGTCGTTTTCTTGAAAGTTGACATAGACGAGCCCAACGACGTGGCTGCTTCTTGGAACATTAGCAGCGTCCTGACCTTTTGCTTCATCAGAGATGGCAAAGAGGTGGACAAAGTTGTCGGAGCTGATAAAGGTTCCCTTGAGCAGAAGATTGCACAGCACTCTACTTCTAAGTAA
- the LOC104746141 gene encoding F-box/kelch-repeat protein At3g16740-like: MLSNLPKDLAEEVLSRLPVTSLRGVRLTCKKWNRLSTNRSFTMKHIGKAKAAAKNYHRKEFQVVMMIQYRVCLFSVNLFNPSIDCIGKLVSLDDVADRVEISKIFHCDGLLLCITKDSSSLVVWNPCSGQTRWIKPRNSYHKLFDRYALGCERKDKFRSYKVLRFLDDYDSRVKGRLREFEIYDLNSDSWKVVDVNPDWDIEYHQRGVSLMGNTYWFAYEKLPTAVQGQVRVISDIPDFLLCFDFTTETFGPRLRLPFHAFYEDTVTLSSVRDEHLAVLFQQCGGYTVKIWISSKIEPNAVSWNKLFLAVDMKPLTGLGFQFLVIGGSFFVDEKKKVAVVLDKDRGCRGKSRPTRNIAYIIGKKGYFKQVDLGESIDAGCWPLVCSYVPSSVQIKQAAPP; encoded by the coding sequence ATGCTATCGAATCTTCCAAAGGATTTGGCAGAGGAGGTGCTATCTAGGCTTCCGGTGACATCTCTGAGAGGAGTGCGATTAACATGCAAAAAGTGGAACCGTTTATCCACAAATCGGAGTTTTACAATGAAGCACATCGGTAAAGCCAAAGCAGCAGCAAAGAATTATCACAGGAAAGAGTTTCAGGTGGTCATGATGATCCAATATAGGGTTTGTTTATTCAGCGTTAATCTCTTCAACCCATCTATAGACTGTATAGGTAAACTTGTTAGCCTAGACGACGTTGCAGATCGTGTAGAGATATCTAAAATCTTTCACTGCGACGGTTTACTGTTATGCATCACCAAAGACAGCTCTAGTCTTGTTGTTTGGAACCCTTGTTCAGGGCAAACCAGGTGGATCAAACCTAGGAATTCTTACCACAAATTGTTCGACCGGTACGCTCTAGGATGCGAGAGGAAGGACAAGTTTCGTAGCTACAAAGTCTTGAGATTTCTTGATGATTACGACTCTAGAGTGAAGGGCCGACTTCGTGAGTTTGAAATCTATGATTTAAACTCTGATTCATGGAAGGTTGTTGATGTCAATCCCGACTGGGATATAGAGTATCATCAGCGTGGTGTGTCTCTCATGGGAAACACTTACTGGTTTGCTTACGAGAAGCTTCCAACTGCAGTACAAGGGCAAGTGCGTGTAATCTCAGACATCCCTGATTTCTtactatgttttgattttacaactgAGACTTTTGGACCGCGTCTGCGACTGCCTTTTCACGCTTTTTATGAAGATACTGTGACTCTATCTAGTGTCAGAGATGAGCATCTTGCGGTGCTATTTCAACAATGTGGTGGGTATACCGTGAAGATATGGATTAGTAGCAAAATTGAGCCCAATGCAGTGTCGTGGAACAAGTTGTTCTTAGCGGTTGACATGAAACCACTCACCGGTTTGGGTTTTCAGTTTCTGGTTATAGGTGGGAGTTTCTTtgttgatgagaagaagaaggtcgCGGTGGTTCTTGATAAAGACAGAGGTTGCAGAGGTAAATCTCGCCCCACTCGCAACATAGCTTATATCATTGGAAAGAAGGGATACTTCAAACAAGTGGATCTTGGCGAGTCTATAGACGCTGGTTGTTGGCCACTTGTGTGCTCTTATGTCCCTAGCTCAGTGCAAATCAAGCAAGCTGCACCACCCTAA
- the LOC104746142 gene encoding uncharacterized protein LOC104746142 gives MRRLPPWMLGGASTGEASAARNVSEPEEAPKPKAEKRPRRNVKPKEKDSNLNSEEPKRVRRKMGDEAKRSNNDGPEMVQPVMTDSENEDLTVDDLLSFAHEYVQSDEVVQTSKEDQGLSSMSESNIATSSQGGTRDSTAQDMLALLIGPFFKKH, from the exons ATGAGGCGGTTACCACCGTGGATGCTCGGTGGCGCTTCCACCGGTGAAGCATCTGCTGCACGCAACGTATCAGAACCGGAAGAAGCTCCGAAACCAAAGGCTGAGAAAAGACCGAGAAGAAACGTAAAACCCAAAGAGAAAGACTCAAATCTCAATTCGGAGGAACCTAAACGAGTTCGTAGGAAGATGGGAGATGAAGCTAAGCGTAGCAATAATGATGGTCCGGAGATGGTTCAACCAGTCATGACTGATTCAGAAAACGAAGATCTCACTGTTGATGACTTGTTAAGCTTTGCTCATGAG TATGTCCAAAGTGATGAAGTGGTCCAGACAAGCAAAGAGGATCAAGGGCTTTCATCAATGTCTGAATCAAACATTGCAACATCATCTCAAGGAGGAACCAGAGATTCAACAGCACAGGACATGTTAGCACTGCTAATAGGTCCTTTTTTCAAGAAACACTGA
- the LOC104746144 gene encoding uncharacterized protein LOC104746144 translates to MNFLLRSASSATHRPPVSEPPATPPQPQPETTKSGATLEGLIAEEPFPQYPSVEDLDRVADGSRDDDGSGESIPKSGASCMERFSDVSEEQGWIAIPYKEIPDNLSESVDIHSLRSLDRSFVFPGEQIQILACLSESKGDAEIITPFKVAEVMSRTGQRKASDKQNGDMSDGASTPSGDGEMSPDAQFATQNGDSPGKDSLDSQKDLSDGESILRMEDHKRRTEDLLSRFQKSHFFVRIAESGEPLWSKKSSLVEDTEMDEKKKSRPCVSAFVDRGEFDPNVSGGVARSKAKCCALPNGDIVVSLQVYIVDCPKEPIIEILQFEKHQDKDQNSENDKDPYGNLLKWLIPLDNTISQQPRSLAPPVTPSPSISSSAHKPAISSTSGSQLFSFGHFRSYSMSALPPNTVPVTTGPMKTQSSKPSFDIEDWDSYSGQTLRNGKKSGTEELLSFRGVPLERDRFSVRCGLEGICIPGRRWRRKLEIIQLIEINSFAADCNTDDLLCVQIKNVAPIHAPDIVIYIDAITIVFEEAGKSASPSSVPIACIEAGNEHSLPNLTLRKGEEHSFIVKPAFSVGSNLKPSAARKELKSSSLSLPTVNFERTGSGLSGDQYAVMVSCRCNYTESRLFFKQRTKWRPRVSRDLMISVASEMSGEPCGPHGRASQLPVQILTLQASNLTSEDLSLTVLAPASFTSPPSVVSLNSTPTSPVSPFLGFSEFTERVQSEKRNTTMRKHQSLPPIPLETRTENTNGESSNPSDVVPKSGLGCTHLWLQSRVPLGCVPSKSTATIKLELLPLTDGIITLDTLQIHAKEKGRRYIPEQSLKINATSSISSGIF, encoded by the exons ATGAATTTCTTGCTTCGATCTGCTTCTTCCGCTACTCATCGGCCTCCGGTGAGCGAACCACCAGCTACTCCGCCTCAACCTCAGCCCGAAACAACAAAGTCAGGAGCAACTTTGGAAGGTTTAATAGCTGAAGAGCCTTTCCCACAATATCCATCAGTTGAAGATCTTGATCGTGTAGCTGATGGATCTAGAGACGATGATGGTAGTGGAGAGTCAATTCCAAAGTCTGGTGCCTCTTGTATGGAGAGATTCTCAGATGTCTCTGAGGAACAAGGATGGATCGCCATTCCATATA AGGAAATCCCGGATAACTTGTCTGAGTCTGTTGATATTCATTCGTTACGTTCACTGGATCGTTCCTTTGTTTTTCCTG GGGAGCAGATTCAAATCCTTGCATGTTTATCTGAGAGTAAAGGAGACGCAGAGATCATTACCCCTTTTAAGGTTGCTGAGGTTATGAGCAGAACTGGACAGAGAAAGGCTTCTGACAAACAAAATGGAGATATGTCTGATGGGGCGAGTACACCGTCAGGGGATGGAGAAATGAGTCCTGATGCTCAGTTTGCAACTCAGAATGGTGACAGCCCTGGTAAAGATAGTTTGGATTCACAAAAGGACTTGTCTGATGGTGAATCAATTTTGAGGATGGAAGATCATAAGAGACGAACAGAAGACTTGCTTTCCAGGTTTCAGAAGTCTCATTTCTTTGTTAGGATTGCAGAGTCTGGTGAGCCACTTTGGTCAAAGAAAAGCTCTCTGGTCGAAGATACAGAGAtggatgaaaagaagaaaagtagacCTTGTGTTAGTGCTTTTGTAGATAGAGGAGAATTCGATCCTAATGTTTCTGGAGGTGTAGCTAGAAGTAAGGCAAAATGCTGTGCCTTACCCAATGGAGATATAGTG GTCTCTTTACAAGTTTATATTGTAGACTGTCCCAAAGAACCTATCATAGAGATACTGCAGTTTGAAAAGCATCAGGACAAGGACCAGAATTCTGAAAACGATAAGGATCCTTATGGGAACCTTTTAAAGTGGTTGATACCGTTGGATAACACTATTTCTCAACAACCCCGCTCTCTTGCACCTCCTGTAACCCCTAGCCCAAGTATAAGCAGCTCCGCACACAAGCCAGCGATTTCTTCTACGTCAGGCTCTCAACTCTTCTCATTCGGCCATTTTAGAAGCTACTCCATGTCCGCTCTACCTCCAAACACCGTACCAGTTACTACTGGACCCATGAAAACACAAAGCTCAAAACCATCATTTGATATTGAAGATTGGGACAGTTACTCTGGTCAAACGTTACGAAACGGTAAGAAGTCTGGGACTGAAGAGCTTTTATCTTTCCGGGGTGTCCCATTGGAGCGGGATAGGTTCTCTGTTCGTTGTGGACTCGAAGGTATCTGCATTCCTGGtagaaggtggaggaggaaaCTCGAGATCATCCAACTGATTGAGATAAATTCTTTTGCAGCTGACTGCAATACAGATGATCTTCTCTGCGTTCAAATAAAG AATGTGGCTCCTATCCACGCTCCAGATATTGTAATATACATAGACGccataacaattgtttttgaAGAGGCTGGGAAAAGTGCTTCCCCTTCCTCAGTACCAATTGCATGTATTGAAGCTGGAAACGAGCACAGTTTGCCGAATTTAACTCTCAG GAAAGGTGAGGAGCACTCATTCATCGTGAAACCTGCATTTTCTGTTGGGAGTAATCTGAAGCCCTCTGCTGCAAGAAAAGAACTCAAATCATCGAGTTTATCTCTTCCAACTGTAAATTTTGAAAGAACAGGGAGCGGTTTAAGTGGTGATCAGTATGCGGTTATGGTGTCATGTCGGTGCAACTACACAG AATCAAGGCTGTTTTTCAAACAACGGACAAAATGGAGACCACGAGTTTCGAGGGACCTGATGATCTCTGTTGCGTCTGAGATGTCAGGAGAGCCTTGTGGTCCTCATGGGAGAGCCTCTCAACTACCTGTTCAG ATTTTAACTCTTCAGGCATCGAATTTGACATCAGAAGATCTGTCTTTGACCGTTCTCGCTCCTGCATCCTTCACATCACCTCCGTCTGTAGTTTCCCTAAACTCCACGCCAACGTCCCCTGTAAGTCCATTCCTAGGATTCTCAGAGTTCACGGAGAGGGTACAAAGCGAGAAACGCAACACAACGATGCGTAAACACCAATCGTTACCACCAATTCCACTGGAGACAAGAACAGAGAACACAAATGGTGAATCTTCCAATCCTTCAGATGTTGTTCCGAAGAGCGGCTTAGGTTGCACACATCTCTGGCTACAAAGTCGAGTTCCCTTGGG ATGCGTTCCTTCGAAGTCTACAGCTACGATCAAGCTAGAGCTGCTCCCTCTGACTGATGGTATAATCACGCTTGATACTCTCCAGATCCACGCAAAGGAGAAAG GTCGTAGATACATTCCAGAGCAGTCTCTGAAGATAAACGCAACTTCAAGCATTTCCTCTGGGATTTTCTAG
- the LOC104746145 gene encoding surfeit locus protein 1, translated as MATSLSKLLTRSNARSHWCSTTTSISASPSLPNQFWTRHFSAVADSSSSSSAALGSQSSSSAPPQEKKRGSKWSQLLLFLPGAITFGLGSWQIVRREEKFKTLDYQLQRLNMEPMKLNTEHPPDKNLDALEFRRVSCKGVFDEQRSIYLGPRSRSISGITENGFYVITPLMPIPGDLDSMQSPILVNRGWVPRSWREKSSESADADFIINQSTKAESISDERNSWWKFWSKTPVITEEQVPAVKPVEVVGVIRGGENPSIFVPSNDPSTGQWFYVDVPAMARAVGLPENTIYVEDVHEDIDRSRPYPVPKDINTLIRSKVMPQDHLNYSITWYSLSAAVTFMAYKRLKPKSARR; from the exons ATGGCGACATCGTTGTCTAAACTCCTTACGAGATCGAACGCTCGGAGCCACTGGTGCTCCACCACAACAAGTATCTCTGCCTCTCCTTCTTTACCGAATCAATTCTGGACACGACACTTCTCTGCCGTCGCCGACTCTTCCTCCTCTAGCTCAGCCGCACTTGGAAGCCAATCGAGTTCTTCTGCTCCACCgcaag agaAGAAACGAGGGTCCAAGTGGTCACAATTGCTGTTGTTCTTGCCTGGAGCTATTACCTTCGGCCTCGGGTCATGGCAGATCGtcagaagagaggaaaag TTCAAAACACTGGATTACCAACTGCAACGGTTGAATATGGAACCAATGAAGCTAAATACAGAACATCCTCCTGATAAGAATCTGGATGCATTAGAATTTAGAAGGGTTAGTTGCAAGGGTGTATTTGACGAGCAAAGGTCTATCTATTTGGGTCCACGGTCTAGATCCATATCGGGAATTACTGAAAATGGATTCTATGTCATCACACCTCTAATGCCGATCCCTGGTGACCTGGATAG CATGCAGTCACCTATCCTGGTGAATCGTGGATGGGTTCCTCGAAGTTGGAGAGAGAAGTCATCTGAATCCGCAGATGCTGACTTCATTATAAACCAGTCAACAAAAGCTGAATCAATCTCCGACGAACGAAATTCCTGGTGGAAATTTTGGTCTAAGACGCCAGTGATTACAGAG GAGCAAGTACCTGCGGTTAAGCCTGTAGAAGTCGTAGGTGTGATCAGGGGAGGGGAGAACCCGAGCATATTTGTTCCATCCAATGATCCAAGTACCGGGCAGTGGTTCTATGTAGATGTTCCCGCGATGGCTCGAGCCGTAGGCCTTCCTGAAAACACAATATATGTAGAGGACGTCCATGAAGACATAGATCGTAGTAGACCGTATCCTGTTCCTAAGGACATAAACACCTTGATTCGTAGTAAAGTCATGCCACAGGACCATCTCAACTACTCAATAACATG GTATTCTCTCTCTGCGGCTGTCACTTTCATGGCTTACAAGAGACTCAAGCCAAAGTCTGCCCGCAGATAA
- the LOC109129185 gene encoding putative cyclic nucleotide-gated ion channel 19, whose amino-acid sequence MPDDLQRDIRRHLFKFLKKVRIFSLMDETILDSIRERLKQRTYIWGSRVLHNKGLVEKMVFIVRGEMESIGEDGSVLPLSEGDVCGEELLTWCLERSSINPDGTRITMPPKGLVSNRNVRCVTNVEAFSLSVADLEDVTSLFSRFLRSNRVQGAIRYESPYWRLRAAMQIQVAWRYRKRQLQRLYTAQSSYNRQIG is encoded by the exons ATGCCTGATGATCTCCAAAGAGATATAAGACGACACCTCTTCAAATTTCTCAAGAAG GTGAGGATATTTTCCTTGATGGATGAAACAATCTTAGATTCCATCCGTGAGAGGCTGAAACAGAGGACTTACATATGGGGTAGCAGGGTGTTGCACAACAAAGGTCTAGTTGAAAAAATGGTATTCATCGTGAGAGGTGAGATGGAGAGCATTGGGGAAGACGGTTCTGTTCTTCCTTTATCAGAAGGCGACGTTTGTGGTGAAGAACTTCTAACTTGGTGCCTTGAACGCTCTTCTATAAACCCCG ATGGGACGAGGATAACGATGCCACCAAAGGGATTGGTCAGCAACAGAAACGTTAGGTGTGTGACAAACGTGGAGGCGTTTTCGCTGAGTGTAGCTGATCTTGAAGATGTAACGAGCTTGTTTTCAAGATTCTTAAGAAGCAATCGAGTACAAGGAGCCATAAGGTACGAGTCTCCTTATTGGAGGTTACGAGCAGCTATGCAGATTCAAGTGGCTTGGAGATACCGAAAGAGACAGCTCCAGAGATTATACACTGCTCAGTCCAGTTACAACCGTCAAATTGGATGA
- the LOC104748286 gene encoding putative cyclic nucleotide-gated ion channel 19: MNPHSKFVQVWARILAFSSLVAIFIDPLFLFLFSIHHENNCIAIDWPKTIKLASIRSITDLIFFMNMLLQFRLAYVAPESRIVGAGQLVDHPSKIARHYFRGKFFLDLFVVLPIPQVIMLWVIPVYLGIPSEEYEKQILGATILLQYLPKLCRLLPFLAGQTPTGFIFESAWTNFVINLLTFMLVGHGVGSCWYFSGLQRVKACLLNASDISEDVRGFLIDCDNSRSFASESEQALWRNSSSVNACFQEDGITYGIFLKAVNLTTQHSFFTRYSYSLFWGFQQISTLCGNLTPSYSVGEVFFTMGIIGLGLLLFARLIGNMHNFLQSLDRRRMEMMLRRRDVEQWMSHRLLPEDLRKRVREAERYNWAATRGVNEELLFENMPDDLQRDIRRHLFKFLKKVRIFSLMDETILDSIRERLKQRTYIWGSRVLHNKGLVEKMVFIVRGEMESIGEDGSVLPLSEGDVCGEELLTWCLERSSINPDGTRITMPPKGLVSNRNVRCVTNVEAFSLSVADLEDVTSLFPRFLRSNRVQGAIRYESPYWRLRAAMQIQVAWRYRKRQLQRLYTAQSSYNR, from the exons ATGAATCCTCATTCCAAATTCGTTCAAGTCTGGGCAAGAATCTTAGCCTTTTCAAGCTTAGTGGCCATTTTTATAGATCCTCTCTTCTTGTTCCTCTTTTCGATCCATCAT GAAAACAACTGCATAGCTATTGATTGGCCTAAGACAATAAAATTGGCGTCTATTAGAAGTATAACGGATCTTATATTCTTTATGAACATGCTGCTTCAG TTTAGGTTGGCCTATGTAGCTCCTGAATCTAGAATAGTTGGTGCCGGCCAATTAGTTGATCATCCAAGCAAAATTGCTCGCCATTACTTCCGAGGAAAGTTTTTTCTTGATCTGTTCGTAGTGTTACCCATTCCACAG GTTATAATGTTATGGGTAATACCAGTATACTTGGGCATACCTTCGGAAGAATATGAGAAACAGATATTAGGCGCTACGATTCTTCTTCAATACCTTCCAAAGTTATGTAGACTCTTACCTTTTCTTGCTGGACAAACACCGACCGGCTTCATATTTGAGTCAGCTTGGaccaattttgttattaatcttCTAACCTTCATGCTTGTTGGTCATGGTGTTGGTTCTTGCTGGTATTTTTCTGGTCTGCAg AGGGTTAAGGCATGCTTGCTGAATGCTTCGGATATATCTGAGGATGTACGTGGATTTCTTATCGATTGTGATAATAGTAGAAGTTTTGCATCGGAGTCAGAACAAGCTCTCTGGAGAAACAGTTCTAGTGTCAATGCCTGTTTTCAAGAGGATGGTATTACGTATGGAATCTTTTTGAAGGCGGTGAATCTTACCACCCAACATAGCTTCTTCACTAGATACAGTTATTCCCTGTTTTGGGGATTCCAA CAAATAAGCACACTTTGTGGAAACTTGACCCCAAGTTACTCAGTGGGAGAAGTTTTCTTTACAATGGGTATAATTGGACTAGGGCTTTTGCTTTTTGCGCGGCTTATTGGTAATATGCACAACTTCCTTCAATCTCTCGATCGAAG GAGGATGGAGATGATGCTGAGACGGCGTGATGTGGAGCAGTGGATGAGCCACAGACTGTTGCCAGAAGATTTAAGAAA GAGAGTGCGTGAGGCTGAGCGGTACAATTGGGCTGCGACTAGAGGAGTTAACGAAGAGTTGCTCTTTGAGAATATGCCTGATGATCTCCAAAGAGATATAAGACGACACCTCTTCAAATTTCTCAAGAAG GTGAGGATATTTTCCTTGATGGATGAAACAATCTTAGATTCCATCCGTGAGAGGCTGAAACAGAGGACTTACATATGGGGTAGCAGGGTGTTGCACAACAAAGGTCTAGTTGAAAAAATGGTATTCATCGTGAGAGGTGAGATGGAGAGCATTGGGGAAGACGGTTCTGTTCTTCCTTTATCAGAAGGCGACGTTTGTGGTGAAGAACTTCTAACTTGGTGCCTTGAACGCTCTTCTATAAACCCCG ATGGGACGAGGATAACGATGCCACCAAAGGGATTGGTCAGCAACAGAAACGTTAGGTGTGTGACAAACGTGGAGGCGTTTTCGCTGAGTGTAGCTGATCTTGAAGATGTAACGAGCTTGTTTCCAAGATTCTTAAGAAGCAATCGAGTACAAGGAGCCATAAGGTACGAGTCTCCTTATTGGAGGTTACGAGCAGCTATGCAGATTCAAGTGGCTTGGAGATACCGAAAGAGACAGCTCCAGAGATTATACACTGCTCAGTCCAGTTACAACC GCTGA
- the LOC104746148 gene encoding mavicyanin-like, with product MFHIRSRVSGTIILYAIFSISSLMLISEGTEHIVGDSSGWELFTNYTNWTQGREFHVGDVLVFNYKSDQHNVMQVNSTAYTDCRTDNYTSLFTKGNDSIIISEVGKLWFICGVDDHCVNGQKLTINVAP from the exons ATGTTTCATATAAGAAGCCGAGTCTCCGGCACGATTATACTCTATGCCATTTTCTCTATATCTTCTCTCATGCTAATATCTGAAGGAACAGAACATATAGTTGGCGACAGCAGTGGCTGGGAGCTCTTTACAAACTATACCAACTGGACACAAGGAAGAGAGTTTCATGTAGGCGATGTCTTAG TATTCAACTACAAAAGTGACCAGCATAATGTTATGCAAGTTAACTCTACAGCATACACGGATTGTAGAACAGACAACTACACATCTCTCTTCACCAAAGGCAACGACTCAATAATCATATCAGAAGTTGGAAAGCTATGGTTCATCTGCGGAGTGGATGATCACTGTGTAAATGGCCAGAAGCTAACCATTAACGTAGCTCCTTGA